In the genome of Chrysemys picta bellii isolate R12L10 chromosome 19, ASM1138683v2, whole genome shotgun sequence, one region contains:
- the NCBP3 gene encoding nuclear cap-binding protein subunit 3 isoform X4, whose product MMKKAIPKVRLDTVHVCGVDEMSTQDIFAYFKEYPPAHIEWLDDTSCNVVWLDEVTATRALINMSSMPDQDKLKNRENNEEKATEKNKKDKQEESSDDETEEGEVEDDNPSDVELDVLSQVEEDSLLRNDLRPANKLAKGNKLFMRFATKDDKKELGAARRSQYYMKYGNPNYGGMKGILSNSWKRRYHSRRIHRDVIKKRTLIGDDVGLTPPYKHRHSGLVNVPEEPIEEEEEEEEEEDMDEDDRVVVEYRDELQAFKQSRDRSAARRSSASASDSDEMDYDLELKMISTPSPKKSMKMTMYADEVESQLKTIRNSMRADSIASSNVKNRIGSKGSSEKVADVRLLLEEKRQNNTGQRQPVSTTKSDVRQRLGKRPHSPEVKPPSSTSTPRRESVSDVHSRLGIPKQDVKGLYSDTREKKAGNLWTRLGSAPKTQEKTPDKPENSVTAPEEDDSELQRAWGALIKEKEQSRQKKSRLDNLPSLQIEISRESSSGSDTES is encoded by the exons ATGATGAAGAAAG CAATCCCTAAAGTGAGGCTGGATACAGTCCACGTTTGCGGGGTAGATGAGATGAGTACCCAGGACATCTTTGCCTATTTTAAAGAGTATCCTCCTGCTCATATTGAGTGGCTAGATGACACATCGT gTAATGTAGTCTGGCTTGATGAAGTGACAGCAACACGAGCTCTTATAAATATGAGCTCTATGCCTGATCAGGATAAACTCAAAAACAGAGAAAACAACGAGGAGAAAGCaactgaaaaaaacaagaaag ACAAACAGGAGGAAAGCTCGGATGATGAGACCGAGGAAGGAGAGGTTGAGGATGACAATCCAAGTGATGTTGAG TTGGATGTGCTCTCCCAGGTAGAGGAAGATTCTCTCCTACGTAACGATCTACGCCCAGCCAACAAGCTGGCTAAAGGAAATAAACTGTTCATGAGATTTGCTACTAAAG ATGATAAAAAAGAGCTGGGAGCTGCAAGAAGAAGTCAGTACTACATGAAATATGGCAACCCTAATTATGGTGGCATGAAAGGAATTCTTAGCAACTCTTG GAAACGAAGATATCATTCACGTCGAATCCATCGTGATGTGATAAAGAAAAGGACACTCATTGGGGATGATGTTGGGTTGACACCTCCTTATAAACACCGGCATTCAG GCCTAGTGAATGTTCCTGAGGAGCCTattgaggaagaggaggaggaggaggaagaggaggatatgGATGAGGATGACAGGGTTGTGGTAGAGTACCGGGATGAACTACAAGCTTTCAAACAGTCTCGAGATCGCAGTGCAGCAAGACGATCAAGTGCCAGTGCGTCTGATTCTGATGAAATGGACTATGATCTTGAACTGAAAATGATATCCACTCCATCTCCCAAAAAGAGCATGAAAATGACAATGTATGCTGATGAGGTGGAATCTCAATTGAAAACTATTAG GAACTCTATGAGAGCGGATAGTATAGCATCCAGTAATGTCAAAAACCGGATTGGCAGCAAAGGATCGTCAGAAAAAGTTGCAGATGTAAGACTACTGTTAGAGGAAAAACGTCAGAATAATACAGGGCAGCGTCAGCCAGTCAGCACTACAAAATCAG ATGTACGGCAGAGACTAGGAAAGAGACCTCATTCTCCAGAAGTCAAGCCCCCAAGTAGCACCTCCACCCCTCGTCGAGAATCAGTATCAGATGTACATAGCCGGTTAGGGATACCCAAACAAGATGTGAAAGGCCTTTACTCTGACACCAGAGAGAAGAAAGCAG GTAATTTATGGACCCGCTTAGGATCAGCACCTAAGACACAAGAAAAGACTCCAGATAAACCAGAAAACTCAGTAACCGCTCCAGAGGAGGACGATTCAGAGCTCCAGCGGGCATGGGGTGCtctaataaaagaaaaagaacagtcTCGCCAGAAGAAAAGCCGATTAGATAACTTGCCATCTCTACAAATTGAAATTAGCCGGGAGAGTAGTTCTGGGTCAGACACTGAATCATGA
- the NCBP3 gene encoding nuclear cap-binding protein subunit 3 isoform X1: MAAVRGLRISVKAEAAAEEEQPRGPEPEPMEVEEGELETVPVRRSLRELLPDTSRRYENKAGSFITGIDVTSKEAIEKKEQRAKRFHFRAEVNLAQRNVALEREMMKKAIPKVRLDTVHVCGVDEMSTQDIFAYFKEYPPAHIEWLDDTSCNVVWLDEVTATRALINMSSMPDQDKLKNRENNEEKATEKNKKDKQEESSDDETEEGEVEDDNPSDVELDVLSQVEEDSLLRNDLRPANKLAKGNKLFMRFATKDDKKELGAARRSQYYMKYGNPNYGGMKGILSNSWKRRYHSRRIHRDVIKKRTLIGDDVGLTPPYKHRHSGLVNVPEEPIEEEEEEEEEEDMDEDDRVVVEYRDELQAFKQSRDRSAARRSSASASDSDEMDYDLELKMISTPSPKKSMKMTMYADEVESQLKTIRNSMRADSIASSNVKNRIGSKGSSEKVADVRLLLEEKRQNNTGQRQPVSTTKSDVRQRLGKRPHSPEVKPPSSTSTPRRESVSDVHSRLGIPKQDVKGLYSDTREKKAGNLWTRLGSAPKTQEKTPDKPENSVTAPEEDDSELQRAWGALIKEKEQSRQKKSRLDNLPSLQIEISRESSSGSDTES, from the exons ATGGCGGCCGTGCGGGGCCTGCGGATCTCGGTGAAGGCGGAGGCGGCGGCGGAGGAGGAGCAGCCCCGCGGCCCCGAGCCCGAGCCCATGGAGGTGGAGGAGGGCGAGCTGGAGACCGTCCCCGTGCGGCGCTCGCTGCGGGAGCTGCTCCCG GACACTAGTAGAAGGTATGAAAACAAAGCTGGAAGTTTCATCACAGGAATAGATGTCACCTCCAAG GAAGCAATtgagaaaaaggagcaaagagcGAAGCGCTTTCATTTTCGAGCTGAAGTGAACCTTGCCCAAAGGAATGTGGCATTGGAGCGAGAGATGATGAAGAAAG CAATCCCTAAAGTGAGGCTGGATACAGTCCACGTTTGCGGGGTAGATGAGATGAGTACCCAGGACATCTTTGCCTATTTTAAAGAGTATCCTCCTGCTCATATTGAGTGGCTAGATGACACATCGT gTAATGTAGTCTGGCTTGATGAAGTGACAGCAACACGAGCTCTTATAAATATGAGCTCTATGCCTGATCAGGATAAACTCAAAAACAGAGAAAACAACGAGGAGAAAGCaactgaaaaaaacaagaaag ACAAACAGGAGGAAAGCTCGGATGATGAGACCGAGGAAGGAGAGGTTGAGGATGACAATCCAAGTGATGTTGAG TTGGATGTGCTCTCCCAGGTAGAGGAAGATTCTCTCCTACGTAACGATCTACGCCCAGCCAACAAGCTGGCTAAAGGAAATAAACTGTTCATGAGATTTGCTACTAAAG ATGATAAAAAAGAGCTGGGAGCTGCAAGAAGAAGTCAGTACTACATGAAATATGGCAACCCTAATTATGGTGGCATGAAAGGAATTCTTAGCAACTCTTG GAAACGAAGATATCATTCACGTCGAATCCATCGTGATGTGATAAAGAAAAGGACACTCATTGGGGATGATGTTGGGTTGACACCTCCTTATAAACACCGGCATTCAG GCCTAGTGAATGTTCCTGAGGAGCCTattgaggaagaggaggaggaggaggaagaggaggatatgGATGAGGATGACAGGGTTGTGGTAGAGTACCGGGATGAACTACAAGCTTTCAAACAGTCTCGAGATCGCAGTGCAGCAAGACGATCAAGTGCCAGTGCGTCTGATTCTGATGAAATGGACTATGATCTTGAACTGAAAATGATATCCACTCCATCTCCCAAAAAGAGCATGAAAATGACAATGTATGCTGATGAGGTGGAATCTCAATTGAAAACTATTAG GAACTCTATGAGAGCGGATAGTATAGCATCCAGTAATGTCAAAAACCGGATTGGCAGCAAAGGATCGTCAGAAAAAGTTGCAGATGTAAGACTACTGTTAGAGGAAAAACGTCAGAATAATACAGGGCAGCGTCAGCCAGTCAGCACTACAAAATCAG ATGTACGGCAGAGACTAGGAAAGAGACCTCATTCTCCAGAAGTCAAGCCCCCAAGTAGCACCTCCACCCCTCGTCGAGAATCAGTATCAGATGTACATAGCCGGTTAGGGATACCCAAACAAGATGTGAAAGGCCTTTACTCTGACACCAGAGAGAAGAAAGCAG GTAATTTATGGACCCGCTTAGGATCAGCACCTAAGACACAAGAAAAGACTCCAGATAAACCAGAAAACTCAGTAACCGCTCCAGAGGAGGACGATTCAGAGCTCCAGCGGGCATGGGGTGCtctaataaaagaaaaagaacagtcTCGCCAGAAGAAAAGCCGATTAGATAACTTGCCATCTCTACAAATTGAAATTAGCCGGGAGAGTAGTTCTGGGTCAGACACTGAATCATGA
- the NCBP3 gene encoding nuclear cap-binding protein subunit 3 isoform X3, producing the protein MAAVRGLRISVKAEAAAEEEQPRGPEPEPMEVEEGELETVPVRRSLRELLPDTSRRYENKAGSFITGIDVTSKEAIEKKEQRAKRFHFRAEVNLAQRNVALEREMMKKAIPKVRLDTVHVCGVDEMSTQDIFAYFKEYPPAHIEWLDDTSCNVVWLDEVTATRALINMSSMPDQDKLKNRENNEEKATEKNKKDKQEESSDDETEEGEVEDDNPSDVELDVLSQVEEDSLLRNDLRPANKLAKGNKLFMRFATKDDKKELGAARRSQYYMKYGNPNYGGMKGILSNSWKRRYHSRRIHRDVIKKRTLIGDDVGLTPPYKHRHSGLVNVPEEPIEEEEEEEEEEDMDEDDRVVVEYRDELQAFKQSRDRSAARRSSASASDSDEMDYDLELKMISTPSPKKSMKMTMYADEVESQLKTIRNSMRADSIASSNVKNRIGSKGSSEKVADVRLLLEEKRQNNTGQRQPVSTTKSDVRQRLGKRPHSPEVKPPSSTSTPRRESVSDVHSRLGIPKQDVKGLYSDTREKKAGNKRNFK; encoded by the exons ATGGCGGCCGTGCGGGGCCTGCGGATCTCGGTGAAGGCGGAGGCGGCGGCGGAGGAGGAGCAGCCCCGCGGCCCCGAGCCCGAGCCCATGGAGGTGGAGGAGGGCGAGCTGGAGACCGTCCCCGTGCGGCGCTCGCTGCGGGAGCTGCTCCCG GACACTAGTAGAAGGTATGAAAACAAAGCTGGAAGTTTCATCACAGGAATAGATGTCACCTCCAAG GAAGCAATtgagaaaaaggagcaaagagcGAAGCGCTTTCATTTTCGAGCTGAAGTGAACCTTGCCCAAAGGAATGTGGCATTGGAGCGAGAGATGATGAAGAAAG CAATCCCTAAAGTGAGGCTGGATACAGTCCACGTTTGCGGGGTAGATGAGATGAGTACCCAGGACATCTTTGCCTATTTTAAAGAGTATCCTCCTGCTCATATTGAGTGGCTAGATGACACATCGT gTAATGTAGTCTGGCTTGATGAAGTGACAGCAACACGAGCTCTTATAAATATGAGCTCTATGCCTGATCAGGATAAACTCAAAAACAGAGAAAACAACGAGGAGAAAGCaactgaaaaaaacaagaaag ACAAACAGGAGGAAAGCTCGGATGATGAGACCGAGGAAGGAGAGGTTGAGGATGACAATCCAAGTGATGTTGAG TTGGATGTGCTCTCCCAGGTAGAGGAAGATTCTCTCCTACGTAACGATCTACGCCCAGCCAACAAGCTGGCTAAAGGAAATAAACTGTTCATGAGATTTGCTACTAAAG ATGATAAAAAAGAGCTGGGAGCTGCAAGAAGAAGTCAGTACTACATGAAATATGGCAACCCTAATTATGGTGGCATGAAAGGAATTCTTAGCAACTCTTG GAAACGAAGATATCATTCACGTCGAATCCATCGTGATGTGATAAAGAAAAGGACACTCATTGGGGATGATGTTGGGTTGACACCTCCTTATAAACACCGGCATTCAG GCCTAGTGAATGTTCCTGAGGAGCCTattgaggaagaggaggaggaggaggaagaggaggatatgGATGAGGATGACAGGGTTGTGGTAGAGTACCGGGATGAACTACAAGCTTTCAAACAGTCTCGAGATCGCAGTGCAGCAAGACGATCAAGTGCCAGTGCGTCTGATTCTGATGAAATGGACTATGATCTTGAACTGAAAATGATATCCACTCCATCTCCCAAAAAGAGCATGAAAATGACAATGTATGCTGATGAGGTGGAATCTCAATTGAAAACTATTAG GAACTCTATGAGAGCGGATAGTATAGCATCCAGTAATGTCAAAAACCGGATTGGCAGCAAAGGATCGTCAGAAAAAGTTGCAGATGTAAGACTACTGTTAGAGGAAAAACGTCAGAATAATACAGGGCAGCGTCAGCCAGTCAGCACTACAAAATCAG ATGTACGGCAGAGACTAGGAAAGAGACCTCATTCTCCAGAAGTCAAGCCCCCAAGTAGCACCTCCACCCCTCGTCGAGAATCAGTATCAGATGTACATAGCCGGTTAGGGATACCCAAACAAGATGTGAAAGGCCTTTACTCTGACACCAGAGAGAAGAAAGCAG GGAACAAGAGGAACTTCAAATGA